A genomic window from Cricetulus griseus strain 17A/GY chromosome 4, alternate assembly CriGri-PICRH-1.0, whole genome shotgun sequence includes:
- the LOC100771038 gene encoding EEF1A lysine methyltransferase 4 isoform X2, producing the protein MASPRTPASAPELPERNFQYCQVQYWDQRYKDAAGSGPYEWFGDFAFFRALLEPELCPEDRILVLGCGNSALSYELFLGGFPNVTSVDYSPVVVAAMQVRYAHVPSLRWETMDVRALDFPSGSFDVVLEKGTLDALLAGERDPWNVSSEGIHTVDQVLSEVSRVLVPGGRFISMTSAGPHFRIRHYAQSRYGWSLRHTTYGNGFHFHFYLMHKGRELTVAQLALGAQILSPRSPPASPCFLQDSDNEDFLSAIRL; encoded by the exons ATGGCCTCTCCCCGGACTCCTGCGTCGGCTCCGGAGTTACCCGAGCGGAACTTCCAGTACTGCCAAGTCCAGTACTGGGACCAGCGCTACAAAGATGCGGCTGGCTCTGGACCCTACGAGTGGTTCGGGGACTTCGCTTTCTTCCGTGCCCTCCTAGAGCCAGAGCTGTGTCCGGAGGACCGTATCCTCGTGCTAG GTTGCGGGAACAGTGCCCTGAGCTACGAACTATTCCTTGGAGGCTTCCCTAATGTGACCAGTGTGGATTACTCTCCAGTAGTGGTGGCAGCTATGCAAGTTCGCTATGCTCATGTGCCCAGTCTACGCTGGGAGACCATGGATGTGCGAGCACTGGACTTCCCTAGTGGTTCCTTTGATGTTGTACTCGAGAAGGGCACACTGGATGCCCTGCTGGCTGGGGAGCGGGATCCCTGGAATGTATCTTCTGAAGGTATCCACACTGTGGACCAGGTGCTGAGTGAG GTGAGCCGAGTGCTGGTTCCTGGAGGCCGGTTCATCTCAATGACTTCTGCAGGTCCCCACTTTAGGATCAGACACTATGCTCAGTCTCGTTATGGCTGGTCACTGAGGCATACAACCTATGGCAATGGTTTTCATTTCCACTTTTACCTCATGCATAAGGGCAGAGAGCTCACTGTGGCCCAGCTGGCCCTGGGGGCCCAGATCCTGTCACCccgcagtcctcctgcctcaccctgctTTCTCCAAGACTCCGATAATGAGGACTTCCTCAGTGCCATTCGTCTGTGA
- the Alg3 gene encoding dol-P-Man:Man(5)GlcNAc(2)-PP-Dol alpha-1,3-mannosyltransferase isoform X4: MNRPPGTSTRLTCKADREASVWNHLQALKDTEIDWKAYMAQVEGVINGTYDYTQLQGATGPLVYPAGFVYTFMVLYYATGQGTDIPMAQNIFAVLYLVTLLLVFLIYHQTSKVPPFVFFFMCCASYRVHSIFVLRLFNDPVAMALLFLSINLFLAHYWGWGCCCFSLAVSVKMNVLLFAPGLLFLLLTQFGFRGALPKLAICAAIQVVLGLPFLLENPIGYLSRSFDLGRQFLFQWTVNWRFLPEAIFLHRAFHLALLAAHLTLLLLFALCRWHRSFPPCSPPTSLASAVAVPCTTSFMSGISTHCPTSCGPCLHAGSHTCLGCWCWDSLSFPGTRTHPHPSALPPCTYAMLSSCCSSGCPLSLSPRASSLAGKLTEIPLILLGPAQDRGWNRLCVLRINLAKSTFVQPT, from the exons ATGAACCGGCCTCCAGGAACCAGCACTCGGCTCACCTGCAAGGCAGACAGAGAAGCATCAGTGTGGAATCATCTACAGGCTCTCAAAG ACACAGAGATTGACTGGAAAGCCTACATGGCCCAGGTGGAGGGTGTCATCAATGGCACATATGACTACACACAGCTGCAGGGTGCCACCGGACCTCTTGT CTACCCCGCTGGCTTTGTGTACACCTTTATGGTGCTGTACTATGCAACTGGCCAGGGCACTGACATCCCCATGGCCCAGAACATCTTTGCTGTTCTCTACCTTGTCACCTTGCTGCTCGTTTTCTTGATATACCACCAGACCTCCAAG GTACCTCCCTTCgtctttttcttcatgtgttgTGCCTCTTACCGTGTCCATTCCATCTTTGTACTGCGGCTCTTCAATGACCCAGTGGCCATGGCATTGCTCTTCCTAAGCATCAACCTCTTCCTGGCACACTACTGGGGCTGGGGCTGCTGCTGTTTCAG TCTGGCCGTCTCTGTGAAGATGAATGTGTTACTCTTCGCCCCTGGGTTGCTATTCCTTCTCCTTACTCAGTTTGGCTTCCGTGGTGCCCTCCCCAAGCTGGCCATCTGTGCTGCCATTCAG GTGGTACTGGGACTGCCCTTCCTGCTGGAGAACCCCATTGGCTACCTCTCCCGCTCCTTTGACCTTGGCCGTCAGTTTCTCTTCCAATGGACAGTGAACTGGCGTTTCCTTCCCGAGGCCATCTTCCTGCATCGGGCCTTCCACCTGGCCCTGTTGGCTGCCCATCTCACCCTCCTCTTGCTGTTTGCCCTCTGTAGGTGGCACAG ATCGTTTCCACCCTGTTCACCTCCAACTTCATTGGCATCTGCTGTAGCCGTTCCCTGCACTACCAGTTTTATGTCTGGTATTTCCACACACTGCCCTACCTCCTGTGGGCCATGCCTGCACGCTGGCTCACACACCTGCTTAG GTTGCTGGTGCTGGGACTCATTGAGCTTTCCTGGAACACGTACCCATCCACATCCTTCAGCTCTGCCTCCCTGCACATATGCCATGCTGTCATCCtgctgcagctctggctgtcccctCAGCCTTTCCCCAAGAGCATCCAGCCTAGCAGGAAAACTCACTGAAATCCCCCTCATCCTACTAGGACCTGCCCAGGATCGTGGGTGGAATAGACTCTGTGTTCTTAGAATAAACCTTGCCAAGTCCACCTTTGTGCAGCCTACATAA
- the Alg3 gene encoding dol-P-Man:Man(5)GlcNAc(2)-PP-Dol alpha-1,3-mannosyltransferase isoform X2: MAAGLRKRGPPGSVAQPAGLWKQWLQRAWQECRLLLREPRYTLLVASCLCLAEVGITFWVIHRVAYTEIDWKAYMAQVEGVINGTYDYTQLQGATGPLVYPAGFVYTFMVLYYATGQGTDIPMAQNIFAVLYLVTLLLVFLIYHQTSKVPPFVFFFMCCASYRVHSIFVLRLFNDPVAMALLFLSINLFLAHYWGWGCCCFSLAVSVKMNVLLFAPGLLFLLLTQFGFRGALPKLAICAAIQVVLGLPFLLENPIGYLSRSFDLGRQFLFQWTVNWRFLPEAIFLHRAFHLALLAAHLTLLLLFALCRWHRTGESILSLLKDPSKRKVPPQPLTPNQIVSTLFTSNFIGICCSRSLHYQFYVWYFHTLPYLLWAMPARWLTHLLRLLVLGLIELSWNTYPSTSFSSASLHICHAVILLQLWLSPQPFPKSIQPSRKTH; this comes from the exons ATGGCTGCTGGGCTGCGGAAACGCGGCCCGCCGGGTTCTGTCGCCCAGCCGGCGGGACTCTGGAAACAATGGCTACAGCGGGCCTGGCAAGAATGCCGCCTCCTGCTGCGGGAGCCACGCTACACACTGCTGGTggcctcctgcctttgcctagCAGAGGTGGGCATCACCTTCTGGGTCATTCACAGGGTGGCAT ACACAGAGATTGACTGGAAAGCCTACATGGCCCAGGTGGAGGGTGTCATCAATGGCACATATGACTACACACAGCTGCAGGGTGCCACCGGACCTCTTGT CTACCCCGCTGGCTTTGTGTACACCTTTATGGTGCTGTACTATGCAACTGGCCAGGGCACTGACATCCCCATGGCCCAGAACATCTTTGCTGTTCTCTACCTTGTCACCTTGCTGCTCGTTTTCTTGATATACCACCAGACCTCCAAG GTACCTCCCTTCgtctttttcttcatgtgttgTGCCTCTTACCGTGTCCATTCCATCTTTGTACTGCGGCTCTTCAATGACCCAGTGGCCATGGCATTGCTCTTCCTAAGCATCAACCTCTTCCTGGCACACTACTGGGGCTGGGGCTGCTGCTGTTTCAG TCTGGCCGTCTCTGTGAAGATGAATGTGTTACTCTTCGCCCCTGGGTTGCTATTCCTTCTCCTTACTCAGTTTGGCTTCCGTGGTGCCCTCCCCAAGCTGGCCATCTGTGCTGCCATTCAG GTGGTACTGGGACTGCCCTTCCTGCTGGAGAACCCCATTGGCTACCTCTCCCGCTCCTTTGACCTTGGCCGTCAGTTTCTCTTCCAATGGACAGTGAACTGGCGTTTCCTTCCCGAGGCCATCTTCCTGCATCGGGCCTTCCACCTGGCCCTGTTGGCTGCCCATCTCACCCTCCTCTTGCTGTTTGCCCTCTGTAGGTGGCACAG AACGGGGGAAAGTATTCTGTCGCTGCTGAAGGATCCTTCCAAAAGGAAAGTTCCACCCCAACCCCTCACACCTAACC AGATCGTTTCCACCCTGTTCACCTCCAACTTCATTGGCATCTGCTGTAGCCGTTCCCTGCACTACCAGTTTTATGTCTGGTATTTCCACACACTGCCCTACCTCCTGTGGGCCATGCCTGCACGCTGGCTCACACACCTGCTTAG GTTGCTGGTGCTGGGACTCATTGAGCTTTCCTGGAACACGTACCCATCCACATCCTTCAGCTCTGCCTCCCTGCACATATGCCATGCTGTCATCCtgctgcagctctggctgtcccctCAGCCTTTCCCCAAGAGCATCCAGCCTAGCAGGAAAACTCACTGA
- the Alg3 gene encoding dol-P-Man:Man(5)GlcNAc(2)-PP-Dol alpha-1,3-mannosyltransferase isoform X1 — translation MAAGLRKRGPPGSVAQPAGLWKQWLQRAWQECRLLLREPRYTLLVASCLCLAEVGITFWVIHRVAYTEIDWKAYMAQVEGVINGTYDYTQLQGATGPLVYPAGFVYTFMVLYYATGQGTDIPMAQNIFAVLYLVTLLLVFLIYHQTSKVPPFVFFFMCCASYRVHSIFVLRLFNDPVAMALLFLSINLFLAHYWGWGCCCFSLAVSVKMNVLLFAPGLLFLLLTQFGFRGALPKLAICAAIQVVLGLPFLLENPIGYLSRSFDLGRQFLFQWTVNWRFLPEAIFLHRAFHLALLAAHLTLLLLFALCRWHRSFPPCSPPTSLASAVAVPCTTSFMSGISTHCPTSCGPCLHAGSHTCLGCWCWDSLSFPGTRTHPHPSALPPCTYAMLSSCCSSGCPLSLSPRASSLAGKLTEIPLILLGPAQDRGWNRLCVLRINLAKSTFVQPT, via the exons ATGGCTGCTGGGCTGCGGAAACGCGGCCCGCCGGGTTCTGTCGCCCAGCCGGCGGGACTCTGGAAACAATGGCTACAGCGGGCCTGGCAAGAATGCCGCCTCCTGCTGCGGGAGCCACGCTACACACTGCTGGTggcctcctgcctttgcctagCAGAGGTGGGCATCACCTTCTGGGTCATTCACAGGGTGGCAT ACACAGAGATTGACTGGAAAGCCTACATGGCCCAGGTGGAGGGTGTCATCAATGGCACATATGACTACACACAGCTGCAGGGTGCCACCGGACCTCTTGT CTACCCCGCTGGCTTTGTGTACACCTTTATGGTGCTGTACTATGCAACTGGCCAGGGCACTGACATCCCCATGGCCCAGAACATCTTTGCTGTTCTCTACCTTGTCACCTTGCTGCTCGTTTTCTTGATATACCACCAGACCTCCAAG GTACCTCCCTTCgtctttttcttcatgtgttgTGCCTCTTACCGTGTCCATTCCATCTTTGTACTGCGGCTCTTCAATGACCCAGTGGCCATGGCATTGCTCTTCCTAAGCATCAACCTCTTCCTGGCACACTACTGGGGCTGGGGCTGCTGCTGTTTCAG TCTGGCCGTCTCTGTGAAGATGAATGTGTTACTCTTCGCCCCTGGGTTGCTATTCCTTCTCCTTACTCAGTTTGGCTTCCGTGGTGCCCTCCCCAAGCTGGCCATCTGTGCTGCCATTCAG GTGGTACTGGGACTGCCCTTCCTGCTGGAGAACCCCATTGGCTACCTCTCCCGCTCCTTTGACCTTGGCCGTCAGTTTCTCTTCCAATGGACAGTGAACTGGCGTTTCCTTCCCGAGGCCATCTTCCTGCATCGGGCCTTCCACCTGGCCCTGTTGGCTGCCCATCTCACCCTCCTCTTGCTGTTTGCCCTCTGTAGGTGGCACAG ATCGTTTCCACCCTGTTCACCTCCAACTTCATTGGCATCTGCTGTAGCCGTTCCCTGCACTACCAGTTTTATGTCTGGTATTTCCACACACTGCCCTACCTCCTGTGGGCCATGCCTGCACGCTGGCTCACACACCTGCTTAG GTTGCTGGTGCTGGGACTCATTGAGCTTTCCTGGAACACGTACCCATCCACATCCTTCAGCTCTGCCTCCCTGCACATATGCCATGCTGTCATCCtgctgcagctctggctgtcccctCAGCCTTTCCCCAAGAGCATCCAGCCTAGCAGGAAAACTCACTGAAATCCCCCTCATCCTACTAGGACCTGCCCAGGATCGTGGGTGGAATAGACTCTGTGTTCTTAGAATAAACCTTGCCAAGTCCACCTTTGTGCAGCCTACATAA
- the Alg3 gene encoding dol-P-Man:Man(5)GlcNAc(2)-PP-Dol alpha-1,3-mannosyltransferase isoform X3, with translation MATAGLARMPPPAAGATLHTAGGLLPLPSRDTEIDWKAYMAQVEGVINGTYDYTQLQGATGPLVYPAGFVYTFMVLYYATGQGTDIPMAQNIFAVLYLVTLLLVFLIYHQTSKVPPFVFFFMCCASYRVHSIFVLRLFNDPVAMALLFLSINLFLAHYWGWGCCCFSLAVSVKMNVLLFAPGLLFLLLTQFGFRGALPKLAICAAIQVVLGLPFLLENPIGYLSRSFDLGRQFLFQWTVNWRFLPEAIFLHRAFHLALLAAHLTLLLLFALCRWHRSFPPCSPPTSLASAVAVPCTTSFMSGISTHCPTSCGPCLHAGSHTCLGCWCWDSLSFPGTRTHPHPSALPPCTYAMLSSCCSSGCPLSLSPRASSLAGKLTEIPLILLGPAQDRGWNRLCVLRINLAKSTFVQPT, from the exons ATGGCTACAGCGGGCCTGGCAAGAATGCCGCCTCCTGCTGCGGGAGCCACGCTACACACTGCTGGTggcctcctgcctttgcctagCAGAG ACACAGAGATTGACTGGAAAGCCTACATGGCCCAGGTGGAGGGTGTCATCAATGGCACATATGACTACACACAGCTGCAGGGTGCCACCGGACCTCTTGT CTACCCCGCTGGCTTTGTGTACACCTTTATGGTGCTGTACTATGCAACTGGCCAGGGCACTGACATCCCCATGGCCCAGAACATCTTTGCTGTTCTCTACCTTGTCACCTTGCTGCTCGTTTTCTTGATATACCACCAGACCTCCAAG GTACCTCCCTTCgtctttttcttcatgtgttgTGCCTCTTACCGTGTCCATTCCATCTTTGTACTGCGGCTCTTCAATGACCCAGTGGCCATGGCATTGCTCTTCCTAAGCATCAACCTCTTCCTGGCACACTACTGGGGCTGGGGCTGCTGCTGTTTCAG TCTGGCCGTCTCTGTGAAGATGAATGTGTTACTCTTCGCCCCTGGGTTGCTATTCCTTCTCCTTACTCAGTTTGGCTTCCGTGGTGCCCTCCCCAAGCTGGCCATCTGTGCTGCCATTCAG GTGGTACTGGGACTGCCCTTCCTGCTGGAGAACCCCATTGGCTACCTCTCCCGCTCCTTTGACCTTGGCCGTCAGTTTCTCTTCCAATGGACAGTGAACTGGCGTTTCCTTCCCGAGGCCATCTTCCTGCATCGGGCCTTCCACCTGGCCCTGTTGGCTGCCCATCTCACCCTCCTCTTGCTGTTTGCCCTCTGTAGGTGGCACAG ATCGTTTCCACCCTGTTCACCTCCAACTTCATTGGCATCTGCTGTAGCCGTTCCCTGCACTACCAGTTTTATGTCTGGTATTTCCACACACTGCCCTACCTCCTGTGGGCCATGCCTGCACGCTGGCTCACACACCTGCTTAG GTTGCTGGTGCTGGGACTCATTGAGCTTTCCTGGAACACGTACCCATCCACATCCTTCAGCTCTGCCTCCCTGCACATATGCCATGCTGTCATCCtgctgcagctctggctgtcccctCAGCCTTTCCCCAAGAGCATCCAGCCTAGCAGGAAAACTCACTGAAATCCCCCTCATCCTACTAGGACCTGCCCAGGATCGTGGGTGGAATAGACTCTGTGTTCTTAGAATAAACCTTGCCAAGTCCACCTTTGTGCAGCCTACATAA